The following DNA comes from Rhodanobacter sp. AS-Z3.
TGTCATAATGTTTGGCCATCTCATAACCCTCGCGCCGATATTGCGCCAGACTCAAGGACAAATCACCGAGCTTCTCGGTATTAATAACCATCCTCAAAGCAGTGCCAGCGAAGTTAGTATCAAGATCAAGCTTTTTACCGTCACCAAGTAGGAGTCCGCTTTTACCACTGCATATGAAGAAGCTGCCACCATTACGACATATTCGATTTGTCATATATAGGCCAAAACCAGAATTTTGCCAAACGTCGTTATTATTTCTTCTAACACCCTTGAACATTTTCCCGGAGACGGCCGGCATCAATGCCATATGAATTGCATCTCTGTCACTCGAAATGTTTAAGTATGGGTTCTTTGTCAACGACTCTCGAATGCCGATACCCGAATCCACTACAGCCATCTCAACCTTGTGTTTTGTGGGCCAATACTGGGCGCAAAATTCAAGGACAGAAGAATGCGAGTGTTCCACGACATTTCTCATAATTTCCCGCAATGAGAATGTAAGTGTGTCTACGAGTTCGCCGCTGTCTACTCTAGTGAGCATTTTTGCAAGCTTTGCGGACTCCTTCTCTATAACATTACCAATCGGCTCATAGCTATCCGCCGCCTCTCTTTCTATATCACTCACATTAAGGATTGTCAGGGGTATGTAATTAGTATTCCCCCTAGCTTCGCCGGGCTTGTATCCATAATCGGCTCCTGCGGCCTTAAAAAAACCCATCAATGCTGCATAAGTTGCACTATCGCAATTTTGGAACTCAAGACTAGTGCCCGATCTCGATTCGGCGAATCGGCGAAGTTCCGTAGACACGTAAGCAATCGAAAATGGCTCGACATGCTGCATTTTTGAACAATCAATCAGTGTCTTTTCGACAAAGGGAGAAGCCCAAAGCCGATTGCAAAAGTGAATTGCATTTCTCAATGACAGATTTTGAGGTATTTTATGTATTTGGAAAGGAACTTCCATACTCAGGTTCCAAAAAAAGGTTCAGAACAGAACGAAGGGGGCGAACAAGGATGTCAGGTTCACTTATCAAGCCGCCGCCAACGCCTTCCGAACCGTCTTCGGCGCCGCCACCGCAATCTTCAGCAACGCCTTCGCCGCCCCGCTCGGTTCGCGCCGTCCCTGCTCCCAATCCTGCAAGGTCCGCACGGACACCCCAAGCATCGCGGCGAAGTCGGCTTGAGACTGCCCCAGCTTGATTCGGGCTTCGGTGGCCTGGCTCACCTGCACGACGAACCGGCGTCCGCCACCGGCCTTGATTTCACGGATGGCTTCCAACACTTCTTCGCCGATGTTGCGCTTCGCATCGCGGGCGAGGATCTCTTTGCTCAGCTTTTTCATGACTTCACCATATGGTTTTTGATCAGCCGCATGACATTCGCCGGGAGATTTTCCTGTCGGGTCTTGGCGTATATCGCGAGCAGCCAGATCTGCCCTGCCTGAGTGACTTCGTAGTAGATCACGCGAACACCGCCACGCTTGCCTTTGTCCGTCACGCCCCAGCGCATCTTGCGACAACCACCAGAGCCGGGGACCAGATCACCCGCGTCGACATGCTCGGACAAGTACCACTGAAGAGCGGCGTACTCCTCGTCCGTGCGAAACTGGGGTCAGAGTCGAATGGCACTGACTTAAGCTCGTCATCCTCGCGAATGCGGGGATCCAGTGCCCTTGGCGCTCGGCAAAACCTGCAGCCACTGGATTCCTGCTTTCGCAGGAATGACGAAATGTGACATCCCATGCTTAAGTCAGTGCCATTCGGGTCAGGTCCATTTAATCAAGCCGCCGCCAATACCTTGCGCACCGTCTTCGGCGCCGCTACCGCAATCTTCAGCAACGCCTTCGCCGCCCCACTCGGCTCGCGCCGTCCCTGCTCCCAATCCTGCAACGTCCGCACCGAGACGCCAAGCATCGCGGCGAAATCGGCTTGTGACTGCCCCAGCTTGATCCGGGCTTCGGTGGCTTGGCTCACCTGCACGACGAACCGGCGTCCACCACCGGCCTTGATCTCGCGGATGGCTCCCAACACTTCTTCGCCGATATTGCGCTTGGCATCGCGGGCGAGGATCTCTTTGCTCAGCTTTTTCATGACTTCACCATATGGTCATTGATCAGCTGTATGACTAGCGCCGTCACACAGGGAAGACTCATCCCCTCTCAAGCTGCCTTGATCACAAACTCACTCGCCCTCACCACCGGCCTCACCGTCCGCAACTCCCGCTGCATCTCAACCAGACCATAGCGCTCCATCGTCTTGAGCGTACGCGACAGATTGCTGGGCGCGCGCCCAGTAACCTCAGCGAGCTGACTCAACGATTCGGGCTTCTGTTCCCGGATCACACGCAACAATGCGCGATTGTCGTCAGACAACACTTCAGCCAACGAACGCATGGAGGTAAACCAGATCTTCGGCTCATCGGGCCTTGGCTGATGATTGCCGCTGGCAATCGCCAGCGCGCGCGCTCGGATGGCTTCCTGGGTAGCAATGCCGATGATCATTTTCTTCATGACTTCAATTCCACTAGGGATGCTCTGATCAATTAAGTTCAAAATGGCCGTCCAGACGGCCGTGCTAAAAATATGGATTGACTACGACGAAAAGGCAGATTGTGAGGCATATCGCCGCCATCGCCGTGCTGGGTTACCCCCAATCGCCTCGATTTCCCGCCTCACAGGCGCACCTCCCCTGCGGACGCTAGCAACGTTCGTCGCACCATCCACAGATTCGATAGCGCGAACAGCGTGAGTATCTGAGCGGTGTTCTTGAGCAAGCCCTTGAAGCGCACCTTCTGATAGCCGAACTGCCGCTTCACCACCCGGAACGGATGCTCCACCTTGGCTCGAACCGCGGCCTTCATGTGCTCGGTGTGCTTGACCGCATCCTTCAACTCGCCCTCGGGCATCGCCTTCACGCTGCCGCGTTTGGCCGCGATATGCCACGTGCGGCCGCGCTTGGGTGCCCGTTTCTCGGCGCCTTGGTAGCCGGCATCGGCATGCACCGTCTTCTCTTGGCCGTGCAGCAACTTGTCCACTTCCGTCACGTCGCCCACGTTGGCAGGTGTCGTGGTTACCGTGTGCACCAGCCCCGATTCCACGTCCACCCCGATGTGCGCTTTCATGCCGAAGTACCACTGCTGGCCCTTCTTCGTCTGGCGCATGTCCGGGTCACGCTGTTTGTCCGCATTCTTGGTCGAGGACGGCGCCTGAATGATCGTGGCATCCACGATCGTGCCCTGGCGTAGCAACAGGCCCTGGCCGCTCAGGTGCGCATTGACCGCTTCGAAGATCTTCACCGCCAGGCCGTGCTGCTCCAGGAAGCGACGGAACTTCAGGATCGTCGACTCGTCCGGAATCGCGTCCTCGTTCAGCTCCAGCCCGGCAAACCGGCGCATGGACTCGATCTCGTACAACGCATCTTCCATCGCTGGATCGCTCAGTGCGTACCACTGCTGCATGAAGTGGATCCGCAGCATCGTCGATGCCGCCATCGGCGGGCGACCGCGACGACCGGAGGTCGGATAGCTCGGTTCGATCAGCGCCAGCAGGTCGGCCCACGGCACGACTTTGTCCATCTCACCCAGAAACCGCTCACGACGTGTCGGCTTCTTCTTGACTTCAAAACTCAACGAGGCGAACGAACGCTGCTTCATCGGCGATGGGCTTCCTGGGGACTGCTGGCTATGATGCCGCAGACGGGGAATAAATCAGAGCATCCCTAGTACGCGATCCACTTCGTTGAAGAAGTCTTCGAGCAACTGCTGCGGGCTGGTGAACTCGTACGCCACACCTTTATCGCGAGAGTGACGATGGCGATGGTCGTAGGCAAGGCGCCGCCCTGCATAGCGCTTGCGTTTCGGCGGTTTGACGGCGTGTGCATTGTCGAATCCCAGTAATCGGGTGCCATGTCGATCGTGCAAGGTCAGCGCATAGCGGATGCCATGCGGCACATGTTCAGTCGCCTCAACGCGCCATGCTTCGATCTTGATCCAGAAACCGTTGCCCTGGTCGTAGATCTCGTTGTGAAGCAAGAGGAGCGTTTCCAGTCCCGCATCTTCCTTGGACATGACTATATATCATCCGATGATAACTTCAAGTTGCCCCGCCAGACGTTGAAGGCGCTGGATCCCAGCGTTCGCTGGGATGACGGCCTTAGGCATCCAGTTCGTCGACCGATACGCCTACACCATCGGCAACTTCAACCCCTGCTCTTTCGCACAGTCGATAGCCACCTCATACCCCGCATCCGCATGCCGCATCACCCCAGTCGCCGGATCATTCCACAGCACCCGCGCAATCCGCTCATCCGCTTCCTTCGTGCCGTCGCAGACAATCACGATGCCGGAATGCTGCGAATAACCCATCCCCACCCCGCCGCCATGATGCAACGACACCCATGTCGCACCACCAGCGACATTCAACATCGCGTTGAGCAACGGCCAGTCAGATACCGCGTCCGAGCCATCTTTCATCGCCTCGGTCTCCCGGTTCGGTGACGCCACCGAGCCGGAATCCAGATGGTCGCGGCCGATCACCACCGGCGCTTTCAACTCCCCGTTGCGCACCATCTCGTTGAACGCGAGGCCGAGCCTGTCGCGCACGCCGAGGCCGACCCAGCAGATGCGCGCCGGCAGGCCCTGAAAGCTGATGCGCTCTTTTGCCATGTCGAGCCAGCGGTGCAGATGTTCGTCGTCGGGGATCAGTTCCTTGACCTTGGCGTCGGTCTTGTAGATGTCTTCCGGATCACCGGAGAGTGCCACCCAGCGGAACGGGCCGATGCCGCGGCAGAACAGCGGGCGCACGTAGGCCGGTACGAAACCGGGGAATACGAACGCGTTTTCGCAACCGACGTCTTTCGCCATCTGGCGGATGTTGTTGCCGTAGTCGAAGGTGGGAATGCCCTGGGCGTGGAACGCGAGCATCGCGTCGACATGGGTTTTCATCGACAGCTTGGCAGCGCGTGAGGTGCCGACCGGATCGCTCTGGCGGCGCTCGAACCACTGCTCCACGGTCCAGCCTTGCGGCAGGTAGCCGTTGACTGGATCGTGTGCGCTGGTCTGGTCGGTGACAGCGTCGGGCTTGACGCCGCGCCGGACCAGCTCGGGCAGGATGTCGGCGGCGTTGCCGAGCAGCGCGATGGATTTCGCT
Coding sequences within:
- a CDS encoding DUF6516 family protein yields the protein MSKEDAGLETLLLLHNEIYDQGNGFWIKIEAWRVEATEHVPHGIRYALTLHDRHGTRLLGFDNAHAVKPPKRKRYAGRRLAYDHRHRHSRDKGVAYEFTSPQQLLEDFFNEVDRVLGML
- a CDS encoding helix-turn-helix domain-containing protein, with the protein product MKKLSKEILARDAKRNIGEEVLGAIREIKAGGGRRFVVQVSQATEARIKLGQSQADFAAMLGVSVRTLQDWEQGRREPSGAAKALLKIAVAAPKTVRKVLAAA
- a CDS encoding DNA-binding protein, which encodes MSEHVDAGDLVPGSGGCRKMRWGVTDKGKRGGVRVIYYEVTQAGQIWLLAIYAKTRQENLPANVMRLIKNHMVKS
- a CDS encoding helix-turn-helix domain-containing protein; the protein is MNLIDQSIPSGIEVMKKMIIGIATQEAIRARALAIASGNHQPRPDEPKIWFTSMRSLAEVLSDDNRALLRVIREQKPESLSQLAEVTGRAPSNLSRTLKTMERYGLVEMQRELRTVRPVVRASEFVIKAA
- a CDS encoding helix-turn-helix domain-containing protein, whose protein sequence is MKKLSKEILARDAKRNIGEEVLEAIREIKAGGGRRFVVQVSQATEARIKLGQSQADFAAMLGVSVRTLQDWEQGRREPSGAAKALLKIAVAAPKTVRKALAAA
- the hutU gene encoding urocanate hydratase — its product is MTAPTRIDTTRTIRAPRGTELSCKSWLTEAPFRMLQNNLDPEVAENPAELVVYGGIGRAARNWECFDAILKSLRELNDDETLLVQSGKPVGVFRTHKDAPRVLIANSNLVPHWATWEHFNELDRKGLMMYGQMTAGSWIYIGSQGIIQGTYETFVEMGRQHFGGNLKGRWILTAGLGGMGAAQPLAASLAGACSLNIECQQSRIDFRLNTRYVDEQASDLDDALARIAKHTEAGEAKSIALLGNAADILPELVRRGVKPDAVTDQTSAHDPVNGYLPQGWTVEQWFERRQSDPVGTSRAAKLSMKTHVDAMLAFHAQGIPTFDYGNNIRQMAKDVGCENAFVFPGFVPAYVRPLFCRGIGPFRWVALSGDPEDIYKTDAKVKELIPDDEHLHRWLDMAKERISFQGLPARICWVGLGVRDRLGLAFNEMVRNGELKAPVVIGRDHLDSGSVASPNRETEAMKDGSDAVSDWPLLNAMLNVAGGATWVSLHHGGGVGMGYSQHSGIVIVCDGTKEADERIARVLWNDPATGVMRHADAGYEVAIDCAKEQGLKLPMV
- a CDS encoding IS5 family transposase, with translation MKQRSFASLSFEVKKKPTRRERFLGEMDKVVPWADLLALIEPSYPTSGRRGRPPMAASTMLRIHFMQQWYALSDPAMEDALYEIESMRRFAGLELNEDAIPDESTILKFRRFLEQHGLAVKIFEAVNAHLSGQGLLLRQGTIVDATIIQAPSSTKNADKQRDPDMRQTKKGQQWYFGMKAHIGVDVESGLVHTVTTTPANVGDVTEVDKLLHGQEKTVHADAGYQGAEKRAPKRGRTWHIAAKRGSVKAMPEGELKDAVKHTEHMKAAVRAKVEHPFRVVKRQFGYQKVRFKGLLKNTAQILTLFALSNLWMVRRTLLASAGEVRL